A stretch of DNA from Streptomyces sp. NBC_01197:
AGTGGTTCTCCGCGACCAGCTTCACGGCCCCCGTCTGGAGGTAGCGGAGGCCGCCGTGCAGAAGCTTGGAGGAAGCGGACGAAGTGGCGCCGGCGAAGTCACCGGCATCCACCAGGGCCACCCGCAGCCCGGACTGCGCGGCGTGCCAGGCGGTGGAGATGCCCAGGATTCCGCCGCCGATCACCAGGAGGTCGTACGTCGCCTTGGAAAGCTGCTCCCGAGTCTCGGCGCGGCTCGGAAGGGAGCCGGAGGCCGGGTGCGTCCCGAGGGCCGGGACGCTCTGCAGGGTGGTCATATTGGTTACTCCTCGTCTTCGAGCCAGCCCATGGTCCGCTGTACGGCCTTGAGCCAGTTCTTGTACTCGCGGTCACGGACGGCCGCGTCCATCCGGGGTGTCCACTCGGCGGCCCTGCGCCAGTTGGCGCGCAGTGCGTCGGTGTCCGGCCAGAAGCCGACGGCGAGACCGGCGGCGTAGGCAGCGCCGAGGCAGGTCGTCTCGGCCACCATCGGGCGCACCACGGGTGCGTCCAGGAAGTCGGAGAGCGTCTGCATCAGCAGGTTGTTGGAGGTCATACCGCCGTCGACCTTGAGCGACGTCAGCTCGACGCCGGAGTCCTTGGTCATGGCGTCGCTGATCTCACGCGTCTGCCAGGCGGTGGCTTCGAGCACGGCACGGGCGATGTGCGCCTTGGTGACGTAGCGGGTCAGGCCGGCGATCACACCGCGCGCGTCGGGACGCCAGTACGGGGCGAACAGACCGGAGAAGGCCGGTACGAAGTACGCGCCGCCGTTGTCGTCGACCGATGAGGCCAGGGTCTCGACCTCGGCGGCACTCTTGATCATGCCCATCTGGTCGCGCAGCCACTGGACGAGCGAGCCCGTGACGGCGATCGACCCCTCCAGCGCGTACACCGGCTTCTGGTCGCCGATCTGGTAGCCGACGGTCGTCAGCAGGCCGTTGTACGAGTTGACGGGCGTGCCACCGGTGTTCATCAGCATGAAGGTGCCGGTGCCGTACGTCGACTTGGCCTCGCCCTCGGAGAAACAGGTCTGGCCGAACAGGGCCGCCTGCTGGTCGCCGAGCGCGGAGGCGACGGGCACACCGGCCAGCACGCCCCCGGCGGCCGTGCCGTACACCTCGGAGGACGAGCGGATCTCCGGCAGCACGGCCGCCGGGATCTCGATGGAGCCGAGGATCTTCGGATCCCACTTCATCGTGTGCAGGTTCATCAGCAGCGTGCGGGAGGCGTTGGTGACGTCGGTGACGTGGACGCCGCCGTTCACCCCGCCCGTCAGGTTCCAGATGACCCAGGAGTCCATGGTGCCGAAGAGGATGTCGCCGGCCTCGGCGCGCTCGCGCAGCCCCTCGACGTTGTCCAGCAGCCAGCGGATCTTCGGCCCGGCGAAGTACGAGGCCAGCGGCAGACCGGTCTCACGGCGGAAGCGGTCCTGGCCCACGTTGCGGCCGAGCTCGCGGCAGACCGCGTCGGTGCGGGTGTCCTGCCAGACGATGGCGTTGTGGACGGGCTCACCGGTGTTCTTGTCCCAGAGCAGCGTGGTCTCGCGCTGGTTGGTGATGCCGATGGCCTTGACGTCGGCCGCTGTGATGCCGGCCTTCTCGACCGCGCCCGCCACGACCTCCTGGACGTTGGTCCAGATCTCGGCGGCGTCGTGCTCGACCCAGCCCGGCTTCGGGAAGATCTGCTCGTGCTCCTTCTGGTCGACGGCGACGATCCGTCCGTCCCGGTCGAAGACGATGCAGCGGCTGGAGGTGGTGCCCTGGTCGATGGCCGCGATGAACGGCCCGGTGGTGTGAGCGTCAGTGGTCACGGTGTGCTCCGAGATTCTGAAGGGGTGGTCGTCGGTGCCGGCAGGTCACGCGAAGGCGAGGTTGTACAGACCGCCTGCGAGAGCGCCGCCTATGAGAGGGCCCGCCACGGGTATCCACGCGTAGCTCCAGTCCGAGCTGCCCTTGTGGGGGAGCCGCAGCAGGGAGTGGACGATACGCGGGCCGAGGTCGCGGACCGGGTTGATGGCGTAACCCGTCGGACCGCCGAGCGAGAGCCCGATGGAGACGACGACCAGCGACGTGATCAGGGCGCCCATGATGCTGAGGCCCTTGCCGTCCGCGCTCAGGCCCTGGGTGAGGATCGCCAGGACGAGGACCATGGTGCCGATGATCTCGGTGGCCAGGTTCTGCACGACGTTGCGGATCTCGGGCGCGGTGAAGAAGACACCGCCCACCGGGCCGGGGCCCGGCTCGCTCTTCGTGGTGCCCTTGTCCATCGCCGCGATCTCCGGGTCCCTCAGGTGGGCCTGGAAGTGTCCGTAGTACGCCACCCAGACCAGCGTCGCGCCGATCATGGCGCCGAGCAACTGCGAGCCGAGGTACAGGGGCACGTCGCCCCACGGGGTGTCGCCCTTGATGGCCAGGCCTATGGTCACCGCCGGGTTCAGGTGAGCGCCGGAGACACCGGTGGAGATGTAGGCGGCGGTCAGTACGGCGAATCCCCAGCCGAACGTGATGGCCAGCCAGCCCGCGTCCTTGGCCTTGGAGCGCTTGAGTGTTACGGCGGCGCACACACCGGCGCCGAGCAGTACGAGTACGGCGGTCCCGATGGTCTCGCCGATGAAGATGTCGGAGCTGGACACCCGCGACTCCTTTGTCCTTCGTCCAGGGGAAGCCGGACACCGGTTTCCTCCGGTCGTCCGCGCCCTCAGGTGAGGGCGTTGCCGGCCCTTTGGCACTGTCACACCTTAACGCGTATTTCCGTTAAGTGTTCGACAATGCCGACCGATGAACGGCAGTTTTGTCCTGCGGTCGGTAAACGTCAAGAGGCTGTGACGCGAAACTCGATGAGGACTTCCACCGGGGCCGGGCCGGGACCCTGCTGGGGCCTCGCTGGGGCGCTGCCAGGGACAGGGAAGGAGCCCGGGAACGGGCCCGCGGCGGCGCTCAGAAGCGGCCGGCGCCCAGATCGCGCGAGACGGAACGGGCGCAGTCGCGCACCGCGGCCACCAGTTCCGGGCGCAGCTCCCCGTCCACACAGACCCGCTCGACCGCACCGGTCACCGCGATGGCGCCCAGCGGCATCCTGCGCCGGTCATGGATGGGGGCGGCCACCGATGCCACGCCCTCCCAGGTCTCCTCGACGTCGGCGCCCCAGCCGCGCGCCCTGGTCAGGTCGAGCACCGACTCGAACTGCTCCGGGTCGCTGATCGTGCGGGGGGTGAAAATCTGCCGCTCGGTCTCCAGGGCCTCGCTGTGCGCCACCGGGTCGTACGCCGAGAGCACCTTGCCGAGGGCGCTGGAGTGCAGTGGCTGCATGGCTCCGACCTCCAGCACCTGCCGGCTGTCGTCGGGGCGGAAGACATGGTGGACGATCAGGACGCCCCGCTGGTGCAGGACGCCCAGATAGACGCTCTCACCGCTGGAGCGGGCCAGGTCGTCGGTCCAGACGAGGGCGCGCGCCCGCAGCTCGTGGACATCCAGATAGCTGTTGCCCAGGCGCAGCAGTTCGGCCCCCAGCTGGTAGCGCCCGGATGCCGGGTCCTGCTCCACGAAACCCTCCTGCTGGAGGGTGCGCAGGATGCCGTGGGCGGTGCCTTTGGCCAGGTCGAGGGAGGAGGCGATGTCGGACAGGCCGAGCCGCCGCTCGCCGCCCGCGAGCAGCCTCAGCATCGCAGCCGCCCGCTCCAGGGACTGAATGTTCTTCGCCATTGCTGGGCCACCCTCCACGCTGTTCGGCAATGCTGAACACTATCGGTCCATGTCGACCAAGTGTCACGCGGAGTGCGCCCAGGCGGTACCCGACGCCACCCGCGGAGCCGTGCCGGCAGAGGTGTCCGTCCCGTGGAACACCCGCCCCGATCAGCGCCGTCCCCGTTACCCTGGCCTGGTGCGCCATCCTGCCGGAAGGCGCAAAGCCGACAGCCGTCGCATCCCAGGGAGTACATTCCATGGCCTCGTCGCCGACCCCTTCCGCTGACAGCCGGACCCGAGCTGACGCCCTCCGAGAGGCACTGGCCACCCGTGTGGTGGTGGCCGACGGTGCGATGGGCACGATGCTGCAGGCGCAGGATCCCACTCTTGAGGACTTCCAGCAGCTGGAGGGCTGCAACGAGATCCTGAACGTGACCAGGCCGGACATCGTCCGCTCGGTGCACGAGGAGTACTTCGCTGTCGGCGTCGACTGTGTG
This window harbors:
- the glpK gene encoding glycerol kinase GlpK; the encoded protein is MTTDAHTTGPFIAAIDQGTTSSRCIVFDRDGRIVAVDQKEHEQIFPKPGWVEHDAAEIWTNVQEVVAGAVEKAGITAADVKAIGITNQRETTLLWDKNTGEPVHNAIVWQDTRTDAVCRELGRNVGQDRFRRETGLPLASYFAGPKIRWLLDNVEGLRERAEAGDILFGTMDSWVIWNLTGGVNGGVHVTDVTNASRTLLMNLHTMKWDPKILGSIEIPAAVLPEIRSSSEVYGTAAGGVLAGVPVASALGDQQAALFGQTCFSEGEAKSTYGTGTFMLMNTGGTPVNSYNGLLTTVGYQIGDQKPVYALEGSIAVTGSLVQWLRDQMGMIKSAAEVETLASSVDDNGGAYFVPAFSGLFAPYWRPDARGVIAGLTRYVTKAHIARAVLEATAWQTREISDAMTKDSGVELTSLKVDGGMTSNNLLMQTLSDFLDAPVVRPMVAETTCLGAAYAAGLAVGFWPDTDALRANWRRAAEWTPRMDAAVRDREYKNWLKAVQRTMGWLEDEE
- a CDS encoding MIP/aquaporin family protein, whose amino-acid sequence is MSSSDIFIGETIGTAVLVLLGAGVCAAVTLKRSKAKDAGWLAITFGWGFAVLTAAYISTGVSGAHLNPAVTIGLAIKGDTPWGDVPLYLGSQLLGAMIGATLVWVAYYGHFQAHLRDPEIAAMDKGTTKSEPGPGPVGGVFFTAPEIRNVVQNLATEIIGTMVLVLAILTQGLSADGKGLSIMGALITSLVVVSIGLSLGGPTGYAINPVRDLGPRIVHSLLRLPHKGSSDWSYAWIPVAGPLIGGALAGGLYNLAFA
- a CDS encoding IclR family transcriptional regulator → MAKNIQSLERAAAMLRLLAGGERRLGLSDIASSLDLAKGTAHGILRTLQQEGFVEQDPASGRYQLGAELLRLGNSYLDVHELRARALVWTDDLARSSGESVYLGVLHQRGVLIVHHVFRPDDSRQVLEVGAMQPLHSSALGKVLSAYDPVAHSEALETERQIFTPRTISDPEQFESVLDLTRARGWGADVEETWEGVASVAAPIHDRRRMPLGAIAVTGAVERVCVDGELRPELVAAVRDCARSVSRDLGAGRF